From Streptomyces sp. NBC_01754, a single genomic window includes:
- a CDS encoding TetR/AcrR family transcriptional regulator, with product MITSPSSLRRSERSRRATLDAALELCTDRGYGRVTVEAIAVRAGVSKKTIYRWWPSKGAVLLEAFVDAFVGATPFPDTGDIALDLRTHINSAVRLTSMPPCGPAYTGILSEMHYDDALAEAVQEQLVRPRFAAAEARLRKAQEQGRIPADADLPLAVEMLYGPLYYRHVLRKPPQDEAAVAVLVDHVLRSLGSGG from the coding sequence ATGATCACATCGCCGAGTTCCCTGCGCCGCAGCGAGAGATCACGGCGGGCGACTCTCGACGCCGCCCTCGAACTGTGTACGGATAGGGGCTACGGCCGGGTCACCGTGGAGGCCATCGCGGTCCGGGCCGGCGTGAGCAAGAAGACGATCTACCGCTGGTGGCCGTCGAAGGGGGCGGTCCTGCTGGAGGCGTTCGTCGACGCGTTCGTCGGTGCCACGCCTTTCCCCGACACCGGCGACATCGCGCTGGACCTGCGGACCCACATCAACAGCGCGGTGCGGCTGACCTCCATGCCGCCCTGCGGACCGGCGTACACCGGGATCCTCTCCGAGATGCACTACGACGACGCCCTGGCCGAGGCCGTCCAGGAGCAGTTGGTCCGCCCGCGCTTCGCGGCGGCCGAGGCTCGGCTGCGCAAGGCCCAGGAGCAGGGGCGGATACCGGCGGACGCGGATCTTCCGCTGGCCGTGGAGATGCTCTACGGCCCCCTCTACTACCGCCACGTGCTGCGCAAGCCGCCCCAGGACGAGGCGGCGGTCGCCGTGCTGGTTGACCACGTCCTGCGTTCGCTGGGCTCGGGTGGGTGA
- a CDS encoding DUF397 domain-containing protein, giving the protein MTTHSLRWYKSSYSDNGGTCVEWAPARAATTGTVPVRDSKNPDGPVLTVPATAFTAFVTGVKTGDFRTV; this is encoded by the coding sequence GTGACGACCCACTCCCTCCGCTGGTACAAGTCCTCCTACAGCGACAACGGCGGCACCTGCGTCGAGTGGGCGCCGGCCCGCGCCGCCACCACCGGCACGGTCCCCGTCCGCGACTCCAAGAACCCCGACGGCCCGGTCCTCACCGTCCCCGCCACCGCCTTCACCGCCTTCGTGACCGGCGTCAAGACCGGAGACTTCCGCACCGTCTGA
- a CDS encoding DUF397 domain-containing protein — MTTDSATPAWVKSSYSGNGGTCVEWAPARAATTGTVPVRDSKNPDGPVLTVPATAFTAFVTSVKTGDFHSV; from the coding sequence GTGACGACCGACTCCGCGACCCCCGCCTGGGTCAAATCCTCCTACAGCGGCAACGGCGGCACCTGCGTCGAGTGGGCGCCGGCCCGCGCCGCCACCACCGGCACGGTCCCCGTCCGCGACTCCAAGAACCCCGACGGCCCGGTCCTCACCGTCCCCGCCACCGCCTTCACCGCCTTCGTGACCAGCGTCAAGACCGGAGACTTCCACTCCGTCTGA
- a CDS encoding helix-turn-helix domain-containing protein, whose product MVNRKELNPDAGPAAAFGARLRSAREARGWNQDDFGLRIGYSGRHVSGVETGHKPPTRRFSLAADTALGVEGTDDSFERAWRELRHGVLLQGFPEYVRLEGRAVEIKFFEVGVIPGLLQTAAYAQALDASAVARGAITPDQAEERLSLLLDRQAALMRPIPPLVVAVLDESCVRRPVGGATAMDAQLQHLVDFAERPNTMLQLAPYSMGEHRPFNRAVNLLTLADRSVVSYVESQTRGHLDRELASAVPLMRDYHQLQAMSLSQTASVDMLHQLRKGTP is encoded by the coding sequence TTGGTAAACCGCAAGGAGTTGAACCCGGACGCGGGCCCGGCAGCGGCGTTCGGCGCGCGTTTGCGCAGCGCACGCGAGGCGCGCGGCTGGAACCAGGATGATTTCGGCCTACGGATCGGATACTCCGGGCGTCACGTCTCGGGCGTGGAAACCGGTCACAAACCGCCGACCCGCAGGTTTTCGCTCGCCGCTGACACTGCGTTAGGTGTGGAGGGAACCGACGACTCGTTCGAGCGCGCGTGGCGGGAGCTGCGGCACGGCGTGCTTCTCCAGGGCTTTCCCGAGTACGTGAGACTCGAAGGCCGGGCGGTGGAGATCAAGTTTTTCGAGGTGGGAGTAATCCCCGGTCTACTCCAGACCGCTGCCTATGCGCAGGCCCTGGACGCCAGTGCGGTCGCGCGGGGCGCCATCACGCCCGATCAAGCTGAGGAACGACTCTCGCTCCTCCTGGACCGCCAGGCCGCGCTCATGCGCCCCATACCACCTCTGGTCGTCGCGGTGCTGGACGAAAGCTGTGTCCGGAGACCCGTTGGAGGGGCCACAGCCATGGACGCGCAGTTGCAACATCTCGTCGACTTCGCCGAGCGGCCGAACACCATGCTTCAGCTCGCCCCTTACAGCATGGGCGAACACCGGCCCTTCAACCGAGCGGTGAACCTGCTGACCCTCGCGGACCGGTCGGTGGTCTCTTATGTCGAGTCCCAGACCCGAGGGCATCTGGACCGTGAACTGGCCTCAGCCGTACCGCTGATGAGGGACTACCATCAGCTCCAGGCCATGTCTCTGTCGCAGACGGCCTCCGTGGACATGCTCCACCAGCTACGAAAGGGCACCCCGTGA
- the rarD gene encoding EamA family transporter RarD: protein MQGKNEQRAGLLYGIGAYGMWGLVPLFWQLLGASGAVEILAHRMVWSLGVVGVALLALRRWAWIRELLGQPRKLRLIAVAATVISVNWGLYIWSVNNGHVVEASLGYFINPLVTIAMGVLLLGERLRPAQWVAVATGFAAVLVLAIGYGQPPWISLTLAFSFATYGLAKKKADMGGLESLAAESAVLFVPALGFLLWLGVRGESTFASSGAGHATLLATTGLVTAVPLVCFGAAAIRVPLSVLGLLQFLTPVFQFGLGILYFKEEMPPGRWAGFALVWVALILLTWDALRTARRTRAEALRLAVRTAEAGARRGTDSAWASEGPDAGGPAAGTDTGRGGPADPERTPAS, encoded by the coding sequence GTGCAGGGGAAGAACGAACAGCGGGCAGGTCTGCTGTACGGAATCGGGGCGTACGGGATGTGGGGGCTGGTCCCCCTGTTCTGGCAGCTGCTGGGGGCGTCCGGCGCGGTGGAGATCCTCGCCCACCGGATGGTGTGGTCGCTCGGCGTGGTGGGCGTGGCCCTGCTGGCCCTGCGCCGCTGGGCCTGGATACGTGAGCTGCTCGGGCAGCCCCGGAAGCTGCGCCTGATAGCGGTCGCCGCGACCGTCATCTCGGTCAACTGGGGCCTCTACATCTGGTCGGTCAACAACGGCCATGTCGTCGAGGCCTCGCTCGGCTACTTCATCAACCCGCTGGTCACCATCGCCATGGGCGTCCTGCTGCTCGGTGAGCGGCTGCGGCCCGCGCAGTGGGTGGCGGTCGCGACCGGTTTCGCCGCGGTCCTGGTGCTGGCGATCGGTTACGGGCAGCCGCCGTGGATCTCCCTGACGCTGGCCTTCTCGTTCGCGACGTACGGCCTGGCGAAGAAGAAGGCCGACATGGGCGGCCTGGAGTCCCTGGCCGCCGAGTCCGCCGTGCTGTTCGTGCCCGCGCTCGGATTCCTGCTGTGGCTCGGGGTGCGCGGCGAGTCGACGTTCGCCTCCTCGGGCGCGGGCCACGCGACCCTGCTCGCCACGACGGGACTCGTCACCGCCGTCCCGCTCGTCTGCTTCGGCGCGGCGGCGATCCGGGTGCCGCTGTCGGTCCTGGGGCTGCTCCAGTTCTTGACGCCGGTCTTCCAGTTCGGGCTGGGCATCCTGTATTTCAAGGAGGAGATGCCGCCTGGGCGATGGGCCGGCTTCGCTCTCGTCTGGGTGGCGCTGATCCTGCTGACCTGGGACGCGCTGCGTACGGCACGGCGGACGAGGGCCGAGGCGCTGCGCCTCGCGGTCCGGACGGCCGAGGCGGGAGCGCGGCGGGGTACGGATTCCGCCTGGGCGTCCGAGGGGCCGGACGCGGGCGGCCCGGCGGCCGGCACCGACACGGGCCGGGGAGGCCCGGCGGACCCGGAGCGTACGCCGGCGTCCTGA
- a CDS encoding SDR family oxidoreductase, whose protein sequence is MSIVVTGATGALGRLVVEQLLATVPAGQVVAVVRDKEKATPLAARGVELRIADYGRPETLAGAFRAGDRVLLISGSEVGSRTAQHTAVIDAAKTAGVAQLAYTGILGGPDADFLLAEEHKATERLILDSGLPYTFLRNGWYTENYTAALAPVLEHGAVVANAGDGRIASATRADYAAAAVAVLTGEGHLGAAYELSGDVAWSLDEYAAAVAAATGKEITYKRVPAAAHQEILVGAGVPEAFAAILADVDEAIARGLLAGTGGELARLIGRPTTPLAETVASAVAAL, encoded by the coding sequence ATGAGCATCGTTGTCACCGGAGCCACCGGCGCCCTCGGCCGCCTCGTCGTCGAGCAGTTGCTCGCCACGGTCCCGGCAGGCCAGGTCGTCGCCGTCGTCCGCGACAAGGAGAAGGCCACCCCGCTCGCCGCCCGGGGCGTCGAGCTCCGCATCGCCGACTACGGCCGGCCCGAGACCCTCGCCGGGGCCTTCCGCGCCGGTGACCGGGTACTGCTGATCTCGGGCAGCGAGGTCGGCAGCCGGACGGCCCAGCACACAGCGGTGATCGACGCCGCGAAGACGGCCGGGGTCGCACAGCTCGCGTACACGGGGATACTCGGCGGGCCGGACGCCGACTTCCTGCTGGCCGAGGAGCACAAGGCGACCGAGCGGCTGATCCTCGACTCGGGACTCCCGTACACCTTCCTGCGCAACGGCTGGTACACCGAGAACTACACGGCCGCCCTCGCCCCGGTCCTGGAACACGGCGCCGTCGTCGCCAACGCGGGCGACGGACGCATCGCCTCCGCCACCCGGGCGGACTACGCCGCCGCCGCGGTCGCGGTCCTGACCGGCGAGGGCCACCTCGGCGCGGCCTACGAGCTGAGCGGTGACGTCGCCTGGTCGCTGGACGAATACGCCGCGGCGGTCGCCGCAGCCACCGGCAAGGAGATCACGTACAAGAGGGTCCCGGCCGCCGCGCACCAGGAGATCCTGGTCGGCGCCGGGGTACCGGAGGCCTTCGCCGCGATCCTGGCCGACGTCGACGAGGCGATCGCGCGCGGGCTGCTCGCGGGGACGGGCGGCGAACTGGCCCGGCTCATCGGCCGCCCGACCACACCTCTCGCCGAGACGGTGGCCTCGGCGGTCGCCGCCCTGTGA
- a CDS encoding winged helix-turn-helix transcriptional regulator — MTVSILDQVGGWRPDVNQQTCPSRVVLEHITSRWGVLVLAALLERSHRFSELRRTVGGVSEKMLAQTLRTLERDGFVERDAKPVIPPRVDYSLTPLGREAADQVWALARWSEQRLDTVESARARYDARRAQSG, encoded by the coding sequence ATGACGGTAAGCATCTTGGACCAGGTGGGCGGATGGCGCCCGGACGTCAACCAGCAGACCTGTCCCTCCCGGGTGGTCCTGGAACACATCACCAGCCGCTGGGGCGTGCTCGTACTGGCCGCCCTGCTGGAGCGTTCGCACCGGTTCAGCGAACTGCGCCGCACCGTCGGCGGAGTCAGCGAGAAGATGCTGGCCCAGACCCTGCGGACGCTGGAGCGGGACGGTTTCGTGGAGCGGGACGCGAAGCCGGTGATCCCGCCCCGCGTGGACTACTCGCTGACCCCGCTCGGCCGGGAGGCCGCCGACCAGGTCTGGGCGCTGGCCCGCTGGTCCGAGCAGCGGCTGGACACGGTCGAGTCGGCACGCGCCCGGTACGACGCGCGGCGCGCTCAGTCCGGCTGA